A single window of Sulfitobacter sp. JL08 DNA harbors:
- a CDS encoding Acg family FMN-binding oxidoreductase, translated as MILSRRKTLALIGGGSLLAATGAAGFAITRTPKDAVAPWAAAGQYTDPRKRALSYAILAPNPHNMQPWIVDLDTPDQATLYVDTDRLLPHTDPFSRQIVIGLGCFLELLALSAAQDGYRVHFDLFPEGTEADSLDRRPVAIARFVPDTSLAEPDLFAQILHRRSVKEPYDTARPVSDEVLATLRKSVCATTGVETTNDTARVAQLRDLTANAFLKEFETPSAYRESVDLFRIGHREVNANPDGLDFSGPMFEALHLTGLFTREGSLDRAGYSYTSAVQMVQDVARTGMAYIWQVTATNTRNDQIAAGRDWVRLNLAATTVGLDVQPISQALQEYPEMAAWYDAVHLQLAPDGGTVQMLGRLGYGPSVGHSPRWPLEAKIRNG; from the coding sequence ATGATCCTGTCCCGTCGAAAAACACTGGCCCTTATCGGAGGTGGATCCCTGCTGGCCGCAACCGGCGCCGCCGGTTTCGCAATCACCCGAACCCCAAAGGATGCGGTTGCGCCATGGGCCGCCGCCGGGCAGTACACCGATCCGCGCAAACGCGCGTTAAGCTATGCCATTCTGGCGCCGAACCCGCATAACATGCAGCCCTGGATCGTGGATCTGGACACACCGGATCAGGCAACCCTTTATGTCGATACGGACAGGTTGTTACCCCACACCGATCCGTTCAGCCGCCAGATTGTCATCGGGCTGGGCTGTTTTCTGGAACTGCTGGCGCTTTCGGCGGCGCAAGACGGATACCGCGTGCATTTCGATCTGTTCCCCGAAGGAACAGAGGCCGACAGCCTTGATCGCCGCCCGGTTGCCATCGCCCGTTTTGTGCCTGACACGTCGCTGGCGGAACCGGACCTGTTTGCCCAGATACTGCACCGCCGGTCTGTGAAAGAACCCTATGACACCGCGCGCCCGGTATCAGACGAAGTGCTGGCGACACTGCGCAAGTCGGTTTGCGCAACGACGGGTGTAGAAACCACAAACGACACCGCGCGGGTTGCGCAATTGCGCGATCTGACGGCCAACGCCTTCCTGAAAGAGTTCGAAACGCCCTCGGCCTACCGGGAAAGCGTCGATCTGTTCCGGATCGGCCACCGCGAAGTGAATGCAAACCCGGACGGTCTGGATTTTTCCGGTCCGATGTTCGAAGCGCTGCATCTGACCGGCCTGTTCACCCGCGAAGGATCACTGGACCGCGCGGGGTATTCCTATACGTCTGCGGTTCAAATGGTGCAGGATGTGGCGCGCACGGGCATGGCCTATATCTGGCAGGTAACGGCGACAAACACGCGCAATGATCAGATTGCCGCCGGTCGCGACTGGGTGCGCCTGAACCTTGCCGCCACAACGGTGGGGCTGGATGTTCAACCGATAAGCCAGGCCCTTCAGGAATACCCCGAAATGGCTGCTTGGTATGATGCGGTGCATTTGCAACTGGCGCCGGATGGCGGCACTGTGCAAATGTTGGGCAGACTGGGCTACGGGCCAAGTGTCGGGCACAGCCCGCGCTGGCCGCTGGAGGCAAAGATACGCAATGGATGA
- a CDS encoding MarR family winged helix-turn-helix transcriptional regulator produces MDEQDAGAYFALFNEIGIIEQISRTFLEARLPEGLLASHFGVVNHLIRVADGQTPLVLANAFQVPKTTMTHTLAGLEKHGLVEMRPNPDDKRSKQVWLTPKGRSFRDETIKRMVPLFQELAQDIPPDRIAALLPLLQEVRTSIDALRDRVS; encoded by the coding sequence ATGGATGAACAGGATGCCGGCGCCTATTTTGCGCTGTTCAATGAAATCGGCATTATCGAACAGATCAGCCGAACCTTTCTTGAGGCGCGTCTGCCGGAAGGGTTGCTGGCCTCGCATTTCGGAGTGGTCAACCACCTGATACGGGTTGCGGACGGCCAGACGCCGCTGGTTCTGGCCAATGCGTTTCAGGTACCCAAGACGACGATGACACATACGCTGGCGGGTCTGGAAAAACATGGGTTGGTCGAAATGCGCCCCAATCCCGATGACAAACGATCAAAGCAGGTCTGGCTGACGCCGAAAGGGCGCAGTTTTCGCGATGAAACGATCAAACGGATGGTGCCGCTGTTTCAGGAACTGGCGCAGGACATTCCGCCCGACAGAATTGCGGCCCTTTTGCCACTGTTGCAAGAGGTGCGCACCAGCATAGATGCCTTGCGCGACCGTGTATCCTAG
- the trpA gene encoding tryptophan synthase subunit alpha — MTRIDAKFAELAAAGKKAFVAYVMAGDPDYDTSLEVVRGLPAAGVDVIELGLPFTDPMADGPTIQLAGQRALEGGMTLQKTLDMAAAFREQDDTTPIVLMGYYNPIYSRGVETFLKDAKAAGIDGLIIVDLPPEEDAELCIPAQKAGLNFIRLATPTTDDKRLPRVLQNTSGFVYYVSITGITGAAEASATDVGPEVARIKSATDLPVIVGFGINTPEKSQAIASVADGAVVGSAIVAKIGAGETPQQVLAFVKTLSDGAHRA; from the coding sequence ATGACCCGTATAGATGCCAAATTCGCCGAACTTGCTGCTGCCGGAAAAAAGGCGTTTGTCGCCTATGTGATGGCGGGCGATCCCGATTACGACACATCGCTTGAGGTGGTGCGCGGCCTGCCCGCCGCAGGGGTGGATGTTATCGAACTGGGGTTGCCCTTTACCGATCCGATGGCAGACGGGCCTACCATCCAGTTGGCCGGTCAGCGCGCGCTGGAAGGCGGCATGACATTGCAGAAGACGCTGGATATGGCGGCGGCGTTTCGCGAACAGGACGATACAACCCCGATTGTGCTGATGGGCTATTACAACCCGATCTACAGTCGCGGTGTCGAAACCTTTCTGAAAGACGCCAAAGCCGCCGGCATTGACGGTCTGATCATTGTCGATCTGCCCCCCGAAGAAGATGCGGAACTGTGCATTCCGGCACAAAAGGCGGGGTTGAACTTTATCCGTCTGGCCACCCCAACAACCGATGATAAACGCCTGCCCCGCGTGCTGCAAAACACATCCGGTTTTGTCTATTACGTGTCGATAACCGGTATCACCGGCGCAGCCGAGGCATCGGCCACCGATGTCGGGCCGGAAGTGGCGCGGATCAAATCGGCCACAGATCTGCCGGTCATTGTCGGGTTCGGCATCAACACGCCCGAAAAATCACAGGCGATCGCGTCCGTGGCGGACGGGGCGGTTGTAGGGTCGGCGATAGTTGCAAAAATCGGGGCGGGTGAAACACCACAACAGGTTCTGGCCTTTGTCAAAACCCTGTCGGACGGGGCGCACCGGGCCTAG
- the ychF gene encoding redox-regulated ATPase YchF, with the protein MGFKMGIVGLPNVGKSTLFNALTRTAAAQAANFPFCTIEPNVGEVGVPDDRLDKLAAIAKSKQIIPTRMTFVDIAGLVKGASKGEGLGNQFLANIREVDAIAHVLRCFEDGDVTHVEGRVDPVSDAETIETELMLADIESIEKRLQGLVRKVRGGDKEAVAQERLLKMALEALENGHPARTVSVDAEDAKAWKMLQLLTAKPVLYVCNVGEADAAEGNAHSAAVAEMAAAQGNAHVIISAQIEEEISQLDPEEAEMFLTEMGLKEAGLDRLIRAGYDLLHLETYFTVGPKEARAWTIRQGTSAPQAAGVIHGDFERGFIRAETIAYDDFVALGGEQAAKEAGKMRAEGKTYIVKDGDVLHFLFNT; encoded by the coding sequence ATGGGCTTTAAAATGGGGATCGTCGGGCTGCCGAATGTCGGCAAATCCACGCTGTTTAACGCGCTGACCCGCACCGCGGCGGCGCAGGCGGCGAATTTTCCGTTCTGTACGATCGAACCCAATGTCGGTGAAGTGGGTGTGCCCGATGATCGGCTGGACAAACTGGCCGCGATTGCGAAATCCAAACAGATCATCCCAACGCGCATGACATTCGTCGATATTGCCGGTCTGGTCAAAGGCGCATCCAAGGGCGAGGGGCTGGGCAACCAGTTTCTGGCCAACATCCGCGAAGTGGATGCCATTGCCCATGTACTGCGCTGTTTTGAAGACGGCGATGTAACCCATGTGGAAGGGCGTGTTGATCCGGTATCGGACGCGGAAACCATCGAAACCGAACTGATGCTGGCCGATATCGAAAGCATCGAAAAGCGGCTTCAGGGGCTGGTGCGCAAGGTTCGGGGTGGCGACAAAGAGGCCGTGGCGCAGGAGCGTCTTTTGAAAATGGCGCTGGAGGCGCTGGAAAACGGACACCCCGCGCGCACGGTGTCCGTGGATGCCGAAGACGCCAAGGCATGGAAAATGCTACAGCTTCTGACGGCCAAGCCGGTACTATATGTCTGCAACGTGGGCGAAGCGGATGCGGCAGAGGGCAACGCGCATTCCGCCGCCGTTGCCGAGATGGCGGCAGCGCAGGGCAACGCCCACGTGATTATCTCGGCCCAGATCGAGGAAGAAATCAGCCAGCTTGATCCCGAAGAGGCCGAGATGTTTCTGACGGAAATGGGTTTGAAAGAGGCCGGGCTGGATCGGTTGATCCGCGCTGGCTATGACCTGTTGCATCTGGAAACCTATTTTACCGTTGGCCCGAAAGAGGCCCGCGCCTGGACCATCAGACAGGGCACTTCCGCGCCACAGGCCGCCGGTGTGATCCACGGCGATTTCGAACGCGGATTTATCCGCGCCGAAACCATCGCCTATGACGATTTTGTCGCGCTGGGGGGCGAACAGGCCGCCAAGGAAGCGGGCAAGATGCGCGCCGAGGGCAAGACCTATATCGTCAAGGACGGTGACGTCCTGCATTTCCTGTTCAACACCTGA